In Stanieria sp. NIES-3757, the DNA window AAATTCGTCCCGATGTCTGTACGATTTGTATTGGGTTAGCTGCTTCAATGGGTGCATTTTTACTAAGTGCGGGTGCCAAAGGTAAGCGCATGAGTTTACCCAATTCAAGAATCATGATTCACCAACCGTTAGGTGGCGCACAAGGACAAGCTACAGATATTGAAATTCAGGCAAAAGAAATTCTTTATCTCAAACAAAAACTAAATCAGCATTTAGCCGATCATACGGGACAGCCTCTATCAAAAATTGAAGAAGATACTGAAAGAGACTTCTTTATGTCTGCTGAAGAATCAAAAGAATATGGTTTAATCGACCAAGTTATTAATCGTCGTCCTTCGGCTTCTAATCCTCCTGCTTAAATAAATTTAAGTGATTTTTTTGATTAACTATCACTCTTGTCTTCAACAACAAGAGTGATTTTTTGTGATTAGTTTAATGATACTGTTCTAGAAAATCTAAAGCTTGATTGCGGAGATGATAATATTCAGTTGATTCTTGAAGTTGATGGCGATCGCGTGGATGGTCAAAAGGTACGGTTAAAATTTTGCCAATTTTTGCTTCGGGACCATTAGTCATTAAAATAATGCGGTCGGACATATAAATTGCTTCGTCTACATCATGGGTGATCATCATGACTGCTTGTCGATGACTTTCCCAAATGTCTAGCACCTGTGCTTGCAATTTTCTTTTAGTTAAAGCGTCTAATGCACCAAACGGTTCATCCATTAGTAACATTTTTGGACGAGTAATCAAAGCACGGGCAATTCCTACTCGTTGTTTCATCCCCCCAGAAAGTTCATCAGGATATTTATCGGCAGCAGCCGTTAAATTAACCATTGCAATATGCTCATTAACTAAACTAACTTTTTCCGCACGGGTAGCTTTTTTCAGGACTTCATCTACTGCCAGACGAATATTATCTCGGACAGTTAGCCAGGGTAGTAGGGCATAGCTTTGAAAAACCATCATCCTTTCTGCACCGGGCTTACGAATTTCTTTGCCTTCTAAAGTTACTAGTCCTGAGGTGGGTTTATCTAAACCAGCAATGATTCTCAATAAAGTAGATTTACCGCAACCAGAGTGACCGATTACCGAAATATATTCTTCTGCACCAATAGTTAAATTAATTCCGTCGAGAATTACTGTTCGACTGCCATCAGGTTTCGGAAAAGATTTAACTAAATTTTCAATAACTAAAAAGTCTTCTGGATTGTAATAAGTAGAGGTATTGCTTGTGGCAGTGCTAGAATAAAACATTTTGAACTCCTTTAAAAATTAAAATATTTTTTAGTAAAAAACTTAGGATATAAAGAATGAGCGAGGTGCATTTGCCCGAATCTTAAAACTGTTGAGATA includes these proteins:
- a CDS encoding nitrate ABC transporter, ATPase subunits C and D; translated protein: MFYSSTATSNTSTYYNPEDFLVIENLVKSFPKPDGSRTVILDGINLTIGAEEYISVIGHSGCGKSTLLRIIAGLDKPTSGLVTLEGKEIRKPGAERMMVFQSYALLPWLTVRDNIRLAVDEVLKKATRAEKVSLVNEHIAMVNLTAAADKYPDELSGGMKQRVGIARALITRPKMLLMDEPFGALDALTKRKLQAQVLDIWESHRQAVMMITHDVDEAIYMSDRIILMTNGPEAKIGKILTVPFDHPRDRHQLQESTEYYHLRNQALDFLEQYH
- the clpP_2 gene encoding ATP-dependent Clp protease, proteolytic subunit ClpP, which gives rise to MIPTVIESSGRGERAFDIYSRLLRERIVFLGQQVDDDIANLVVAQLLFLEAEDPEKDIYLYINSPGGSVSAGMGMFDTMNQIRPDVCTICIGLAASMGAFLLSAGAKGKRMSLPNSRIMIHQPLGGAQGQATDIEIQAKEILYLKQKLNQHLADHTGQPLSKIEEDTERDFFMSAEESKEYGLIDQVINRRPSASNPPA